One Saccharomyces eubayanus strain FM1318 chromosome VIII, whole genome shotgun sequence genomic window carries:
- the YRM1 gene encoding Yrm1p, translating into MVKRGDLQEGISSSEDAAKNRRKRRKPIKSCAFCRKRKLRCDQQKPMCLTCKSRGRPDCLYTQEFTHSIEPDELFGSTPNIELLQKVDELEKKLNGKGLERENVAEKRKTARNPYANLYHFQCKGSGRRIAYGPTSLRTYLFNDNVEFVKRYNQLRSRKVKIEINKWKAANTWTMMSEFGVLESTLVENNNSNVLKQICESLPSYEQTLNIITDFFCNERGTNDINQVLDKNKVINDFKSSFLPGNKLQSNGERPIETLLLSINKNYYKIGVILMILCICHFYENTPPEVEKYVVMLTGFTTAKASFIEHAQFILLRYHHRELFLACGDDSHMISLVDLLCSSAVTLGLHLDIREVYKDQENIVGSLKSLENLWIWILLSDFNVSLNVGRCLAISSSYFQADEYENDDDSHTKTVNGLPATLFGESDTCVSKIKRFLRLARPMVDEIYDKSCFPDLEKNCKILIDFVETEFAPISYFTSSDLISKVPLGETKVLLQVLNLLLTFYSLRFLVSRERGVVLKNNILQTILVSFSVVINTTRMCFDLDKKHFPELFAPDCPNLSPFMALSLAYTNFLFPRASSVFCSFLYHNLTLFEKGHYLSSDNIDQNLADWDLSTLNIPLDKDINILSAFQTYSEIFDGWLNSNNQELRNIMCRSCTFVAIIAMESICRTVLKKVIECRTRVENSRLQQLHNINTPIDPSLNDLHVTTNNVPMGDAPAVLLPDAQNNNNTVNSGSTQQELTSKDNSDVQNNEAGLAQIISDEFWAAYNTGWEELMNQPDYKCLFDTH; encoded by the coding sequence ATGGTCAAGAGAGGTGACTTACAGGAGGGCATTTCTTCGTCGGAGGATGCTGCCAAAAATCGGCGGAAAAGGCGGAAACCAATCAAATCATGTGCGTTTTGcaggaaaaggaaactaCGCTGTGACCAGCAAAAACCAATGTGCTTAACTTGTAAGTCGAGGGGTCGCCCTGATTGCCTCTACACACAGGAATTCACACACAGTATAGAGCCGGATGAGCTATTTGGCAGCACTCCTAATATCGAATTGTTGCAGAAAGTCGACGagttggaaaagaaactaaatGGTAAAGGATTGGAGAGGGAAAATGTAGCggagaagaggaaaacagCTCGAAACCCATATGCCAACCTTTACCACTTTCAATGTAAAGGTTCGGGTAGGAGAATAGCGTACGGTCCCACATCTTTGAGAACGTACCTCTTCAACGATAATGTGGAGTTTGTGAAGAGATATAATCAATTACGGTCCAGGAAAGTCAAAATCGAAATCAACAAGTGGAAAGCTGCAAACACATGGACGATGATGTCAGAATTTGGGGTTCTAGAAAGTACATTAGTCGAAAATAACAATTCTAATGTTTTAAAACAGATTTGTGAATCTCTACCATCATATGAACAGACTTTAAATATCATTACagactttttttgtaaCGAACGGGGGACTAATGACATAAATCAGGTAttggataaaaataaagttattaatgatttcaaatcttcatttCTTCCAGGCAACAAATTGCAATCGAATGGTGAAAGACCCATTGAAACTTTATTGCTctcaataaataaaaactaCTACAAAATCGGTGTCATCTTAATGATTCTGTGCATATGTCATTTCTATGAGAATACGCCACCGGAGgttgaaaaatatgttgTCATGCTGACAGGATTTACCACGGCCAAGGCGTCTTTCATTGAGCATGCTCAATTTATCTTGCTGAGATACCATCACCGTGAATTGTTCTTAGCATGCGGGGATGATTCTCATATGATTAGTCTGGTTGATTTATTGTGTAGCTCAGCCGTTACGCTGGGCCTACACCTAGATATAAGAGAAGTTTACAAggatcaagaaaatattgtcGGAAGTTTAAAAAGTCTAGAAAACTTATGGATTTGGATTCTTTTATCTGATTTTAATGTCTCTTTGAATGTCGGAAGATGCTTGGCCATCAGCTCCTCATATTTTCAAGCTGACGAATACgaaaacgatgatgatTCGCATACTAAAACAGTCAATGGTTTACCGGCCACTTTATTTGGTGAATCTGATACATGTGTGAGTAAGATAAAAAGGTTTCTGAGACTAGCCAGGCCAATGGTCGATGAAATTTATGACAAGAGCTGCTTCCCagatttagaaaaaaactgtaaaATTCTGATAGATTTTGTAGAGACAGAATTTGCTCCAATTTCATATTTCACTAGCAGTGATTTAATATCTAAGGTTCCTTTGGGCGAAACCAAAGTGCTTTTGCAAGTTTTAAATTTACTGCTAACATTTTATTCGTTGAGATTTTTGGTTTCGAGGGAAAGGGGCgttgttttgaagaataatattttgCAAACTATCTTAGTTTCGTTTTCTGTGGTTATCAATACAACCAGAATGTGTTTCGATTTGGATAAAAAGCATTTCCCTGAACTCTTTGCACCTGATTGTCCTAATCTATCACCGTTTATGGCTTTATCATTAGCGTACACGaattttctgtttccaaGGGCATCCTCTGTATTTTGCTCCTTTCTTTATCACAACTTAACACTTTTCGAAAAGGGACACTATCTATCCTCCGATAATATAGATCAAAATCTGGCTGATTGGGATTTATCCACTTTAAATATTCCCTTGGATAAAGACATAAATATACTCTCTGCGTTTCAGACCTATTCAGAGATTTTTGATGGATGGTTAAATTCCAACAATCAGGAGTTAAGAAACATCATGTGCCGTTCTTGTACATTCGTTGCCATTATTGCGATGGAAAGCATTTGCAGGACcgttttgaagaaagttATTGAATGTAGAACTAGGGTTGAAAACTCAAGGTTGCAACAATTGCACAACATAAATACTCCCATCGATCCTAGTTTAAATGATTTGCATGTCACAACTAACAACGTACCAATGGGAGATGCGCCAGCTGTGCTCCTCCCGGACGcacaaaataataataacactGTCAACAGCGGGAGCACTCAACAAGAGTTGACAAGCAAGGACAACTCCGATGTACAAAATAACGAGGCTGGGCTGGCTCAAATCATATCAGATGAATTTTGGGCGGCTTACAATACTGGCTGGGAAGAATTAATGAACCAGCCGGACTATAAATGTTTATTCGACACACATTAG
- the DCS2 gene encoding 5'-(N(7)-methyl 5'-triphosphoguanosine)-(mRNA) diphosphatase — protein MGSQDLASLVGRFKYVRVLDSNPHTKTISLLGSIDGKDAVLTAEKTHFIFDETVRRPSQSGRSTPVFFHREIDEYSFLDGITDLKELTSNDIYYWGLSVLKQDILHNPTAKVNLIWPASQFHIKGYDQQDLHVVRETPEMYANMVVPFIQEMCTSERMKWVNNILYEGAEDDRVVYKEYSERNKDDGFVILPDMKWDGINIDSLYLVAIVYRDDIKSLRDLGPKHRDWLIKLNKKIKTIIPQHYDYNVNPDELRVFVHYQPSYYHFHVHIVNIRHPGVGEERGAGKTMLLEDIIEALGFLGPDGYMKKTLTYVIGENHELWKKGFKEEVQKQLEHDGIATSPEKGSGFHASLS, from the coding sequence ATGGGGTCTCAAGATTTGGCTAGTTTAGTTGGCAGATTCAAGTACGTTAGGGTCCTGGATTCGAACCCTCACACGAAGACCATCTCATTATTGGGCAGTATAGACGGGAAAGATGCCGTATTAACTGCAGAAAAGACACATTTCATATTCGATGAAACGGTTCGTAGACCTTCTCAAAGTGGCCGTAGCACGcctgttttctttcaccGTGAAATAGACGAGTATTCCTTTTTGGATGGTATCACGGACTTGAAAGAACTGACTTCAAATGACATCTACTATTGGGGGCTGTCTGTTTTGAAGCAAGACATCCTACACAACCCAACCGCAAAAGTCAATTTGATTTGGCCCGCCTCGCAATTCCACATCAAGGGCTACGACCAGCAGGATTTACATGTCGTTAGAGAAACTCCCGAAATGTATGCTAATATGGTTGTTCCTTTCATCCAGGAGATGTGTACGAGCGAAAGGATGAAGTGGGTCAACAATATTCTTTACGAGGGCGCTGAAGATGATAGAGTCGTCTACAAGGAATACAGCGAGAGGAATAAAGACGACGGATTTGTCATCTTACCCGATATGAAGTGGGATGGGATCAACATTGATTCGCTATACCTGGTCGCTATTGTGTACAGAGATGATATCAAATCCTTGAGAGACTTGGGTCCCAAGCATAGGGACTGGTTGATCAAACTGAATAAAAAGATTAAGACGATTATTCCTCAACACTATGATTATAATGTGAATCCAGACGAATTAAGAGTTTTTGTCCATTACCAGCCCTCCTATTACCACTTCCATGTCCATATAGTAAATATAAGACACCCGGGTGTGGGCGAAGAGAGAGGCGCGGGGAAAACAATGTTGCTGGAAGACATTATAGAAGCGTTGGGTTTCTTGGGCCCTGATGGTTACATGAAGAAAACTCTTACGTATGTCATTGGTGAAAACCATGAATTATGGAAAAAGGGCTTTAAGgaagaagttcaaaaacaattagAGCATGATGGCATTGCTACTAGCCCTGAAAAGGGTTCCGGCTTCCACGCTAGTTTGAGTTGA
- the MED4 gene encoding Med4p — MSVQDTKAVELSMGHIRSSSVSLVAEATSNMNSEHKISKVQIYEDLCRYEDILGKLVESVDRFKPNLEIAKDLIRTDESLFNNVKLLADYDKIDLDLRKIDKDSEELDSKTRKILEILNECHDELSALPMLEQVEFEKKTILQQRSKINSTALLDYATKLSKFTRIPPTFDKGTVGPNNFIWPAEDALRRGMLAMASLHSKELTRIPGEEEQGAEEVPNDTLSQNGRQKEKKESRENSPENLPAKDSFIFNGAANKDTEQAGDDKDKTEEDNNEDALDLDLDLFDPEDF, encoded by the coding sequence ATGTCCGTTCAAGATACTAAAGCGGTCGAGCTTTCTATGGGTCACATTAGATCATCATCCGTATCGTTGGTAGCAGAGGCTACCTCAAATATGAATAGTGAACacaaaatttctaaagTCCAGATTTATGAGGATTTGTGCCGATACGAAGATATATTGGGTAAATTAGTGGAATCAGTAGATCGTTTTAAGCCAAACCTAGAAATCGCTAAGGATTTGATTAGAACCGACGAGAGTCTGTTTAATAATGTCAAACTGCTCGCTGACTATGATAAGATTGATCTTGATTTGCGAAAAATAGACAAAGACTCCGAAGAACTGGATTCTAAAACTAGAAAGATattagaaattttgaatgaatGCCATGATGAATTGAGTGCACTACCGATGCTAGAACAAGTGGAGTTCGAGAAAAAGACAATCTTACAACAGAGATCCAAAATCAACTCTACTGCACTATTGGATTACGCTACAAAGTTATCCAAGTTTACTAGAATACCACCAACGTTCGATAAAGGAACGGTGGGTCCCAATAATTTTATATGGCCTGCAGAAGACGCACTACGGAGAGGTATGCTTGCTATGGCCTCATTACACAGTAAAGAATTAACTAGAATACCAGGCGAAGAAGAGCAAGGAGCTGAAGAAGTGCCGAATGACACTCTCTCTCAAAATGGACGCcagaaggagaagaaagagagcAGGGAAAATTCACCCGAAAATTTACCGGCGAAGGACTCATTTATATTCAATGGTGCCGCTAATAAAGACACTGAGCAAGCAGGTGATGACAAAGACaaaactgaagaagataacAATGAAGATGCCCTAGACCTTGATCTAGATTTATTTGATCCAGAAGATTTCTAA